Genomic window (Marasmius oreades isolate 03SP1 chromosome 3, whole genome shotgun sequence):
AGAGAATGCGAGACGCAACGCGGCCGCTCGTCAGCGAACAGTGGGTAATTCCGATAAGGAGGAAACCGAATTTCAGTCGGTTACCAACGATAATAATCTCGAAGGTGAGGATCGGACTGACTGGGAGCAAGAAGACTTTCGATATGTCCTTTAGGCTTTCAGGTGGCTAATACTACTAGTGCTCATACATATGCGCGGTTATTCTTGTCACGTTCGCAAAAACCTAACTAAGTATCATGCACATGGAACATTGGAATGTGTTGGGCGCGCCTCTGTTGATTCAACGATTCATAGCCACGATGGATAGACAGCTCTTTCTCAAAAATAGATCGTTCGAACTTCTCGCCGTTGCAGGGTTAATGGATCTTGCAGGACCAATTTTGTGATTTAATTTGTAGTAAACCTCATAAGGTAGGCTGCACGTGCGGCGATGGTCGTTTTTTAGTTCTGTTACTTCCAACACAGCCCCTCACAGCCCTCATGAACAAAAGCACTGCCCGGGTACCCACCTTCACCCTTTCACTTCCCCGTCCACCTCCCAGTCCCCGACCATCCCCCAGTCCCCACACATTCCCCAGCCAACGAGCAGAGCTCGCATAGCCTTTTTCTAGTACATAACCAGGACACTGTTTGACAAGTTTGACACACCTCTaccatcctttctcttcctttctcttttAATCAGTCTTACGAGTGCTTAGTATCTCAACCATGGTCAATCTTACAATCCTCGCTGGCGGGTTCTCGATTCCGGGTTTCATTGCCACTTACAACTTCACCTCCGATGCCAATACTCTGACTCTCGTGGGCCAGAGTCCATCCGGAAATAGTCCCTCATGGATTGCTTCACATCCTAACGATTCCACGATCATCTAGTGCGTCGTTTGTCCTTGATTCTGTCAATGCCACGTTAACTGTATTCATTCAGTGCTGTCAACGAGATCTCCCCTGTTGGCAATCTGCAATCATTCACGGTAGATTCCAATGGAGCAGTGTCCCTTGTAGACACGGTGTCGACCGGTGGAAACGGACCTACCTTCACAAACATGCTCTCGACCGGAGAGGTCTCTGCAATGAACGTACGTTTGACTTAACACTGTCCCATCATTATCTCGTCTAATCAATAAACCAAGTTCGGATCCCCGAATTGTTCATTCGTTCCCACCTTGCCTAATGATCCCACCCGTTTTGACAAGGATTCTCCGTCCGTGTTGTCGTTCCCTGTCGCAGATGGTGGACTCTCAAACCCGCACATGTCCCTCGAACACAATGGCGAAATACTCGTTCCAGATCTCGTACGTTGTGGCGGCCGTTTCTTCATTCACTCTTGACCTGATGCTGTTCTTTTCAGGGTGGCGACAGAATTTGGCGTGTGGTCCGCGATGATGCACCAGGCAAGTTTAAAGTCCAGGGTCAGATCAACATTGATGCAGGAGCTGGTCCACGACACATCGCTATTCAGGGTAAGTATGGGTTTGTTGTTTCCAGCGTAGCGACCTAAACGTTGCATCCAGATGACGTCCTGCTCACACTCCATGAAAAGACCTCGACGTTGACGGCTCAACTCATCCCACCCGCGCCCAACGGAACCACTTTCCCGCTCATCGCCAACGTATCCATCATCCCACCGAACCCTTTGAATGGTACCAAATTTGCCGCTGCCGAGATCCTCGTCTCTTCAGCCTCCTCAAAGTTTCCTAACCCACTCATCTATGTCAGCAACCGTAACATCGGTGAAACTATCGACCCAGAAGGGGACACCATCGCGATTTTTGAGTTCAATGCGAATGCGGCCCGCAACTCCACGGCGACGAATCTCGGCAGACGTATAATCAAGAGGAGCAAATGGTCACGACAGGAAGATGAAAGTCCCAGTTCCAGTGACGGCCCTCTCACTCTGCTGGCTCAAGTACCCACCGGCCTGCAGCAAATCCGTTCCATGAGCTTGGGAAAAGTTGAGAATGGTGGAGATGAGTATATTATTGCTGGCGCCAACACGGAAGGTGGTGTCGCTATGTTCCAGAGAGTTGATGGAGGAAGGAACCTGACACTCGTGGCGAGGAACGAGGACATTGCTAACAGAACCAGCTTTGTGTTCTTGTAATCTCGACCGTCGAGATGATCGATACGAATGCATTCACGAATTATGGATGATATTTATTATGACAGTATAATTGGTTTTGATACTGTGCTACAATCTTTTGCATATATATTTAATACTACGGAGTTCTCAATCCAACCACAAGGCATGACTTCCTCCTTCCATTCTTTCCTTTACATGCTGTGCAGAAGGCGTCGGCCAGTTAGCGACCTCCTTTACGCCCCCAGTACTCCATCCGTCCCATTCCAAAACCCTCACACCCCCACCTCCTTCCAGAGAAGCAGCAGTGTCCGAGTCATCCGTGAGCAGGATCCACACGGCTCCATCTTTACTCTGACCACCAGTTTCTCTCACAAGGGCCTTGGGATACAGATCGATAGCATGAGCTTTCCCCCCGGATGTGAGGGTTTCATACCGTTCAGTCTCGTCAGCGGAGACAAGTCTGCCCTCAACGTTCAGCTTGAAGACGCTGACCCAACCTTTGTCCGAGTGCTTCGAGCCTCGGGTGGTAGCCCAAATGGAGTTGGGAGTC
Coding sequences:
- a CDS encoding uncharacterized protein (antiSMASH:Cluster_3.6), encoding MVNLTILAGGFSIPGFIATYNFTSDANTLTLVGQSPSGNSPSWIASHPNDSTIIYAVNEISPVGNLQSFTVDSNGAVSLVDTVSTGGNGPTFTNMLSTGEVSAMNFGSPNCSFVPTLPNDPTRFDKDSPSVLSFPVADGGLSNPHMSLEHNGEILVPDLGGDRIWRVVRDDAPGKFKVQGQINIDAGAGPRHIAIQDDVLLTLHEKTSTLTAQLIPPAPNGTTFPLIANVSIIPPNPLNGTKFAAAEILVSSASSKFPNPLIYVSNRNIGETIDPEGDTIAIFEFNANAARNSTATNLGRRIIKRSKWSRQEDESPSSSDGPLTLLAQVPTGLQQIRSMSLGKVENGGDEYIIAGANTEGGVAMFQRVDGGRNLTLVARNEDIANRTSFVFL